The Paenibacillus sophorae genome has a segment encoding these proteins:
- the purR gene encoding pur operon repressor, giving the protein MKKLKRSQRLVDMTQFLLEKPHDLLPLSTFAERYGAAKSSISEDLAIIKEVFEGEGMGELQTHAGAAGGVKFIPRMPMEMALSFVRGLISELEHSDRILPGGYLYMSDLLGQPSLMEQAGKIIATAFYGVPIDTVMTVETKGIPLAYATAAQLGLPVVLVRRDHKVTEGSAVSINYVSGSHKSIHTMSLSRRALKEKSRVLIVDDFMKAGGTVGGMVDLLGEFNAEVAGVGVLVESDAVGTEERLLHDYVSLVRLGEVDSKERRISAYPGNLFSV; this is encoded by the coding sequence GTGAAGAAACTTAAAAGAAGTCAGCGTTTAGTGGATATGACCCAATTTTTGCTTGAAAAGCCGCATGACCTTCTGCCTCTGTCCACCTTTGCCGAGCGGTACGGAGCAGCCAAGTCCTCAATCAGCGAGGACCTGGCGATTATTAAAGAGGTGTTCGAGGGCGAAGGCATGGGCGAGCTGCAGACTCATGCGGGAGCAGCTGGAGGAGTGAAGTTCATCCCCCGTATGCCTATGGAGATGGCACTGTCTTTTGTCCGCGGGCTTATAAGCGAGCTGGAGCATAGCGACCGGATTCTGCCTGGAGGATATTTATATATGTCGGACCTGCTCGGACAACCGTCCCTTATGGAGCAGGCGGGCAAGATTATTGCCACCGCATTCTACGGTGTCCCGATCGATACCGTGATGACGGTGGAAACGAAAGGGATTCCGCTCGCTTACGCGACGGCCGCGCAGCTGGGGCTGCCGGTTGTGCTGGTGCGCCGGGATCATAAAGTAACGGAAGGCTCGGCGGTCAGCATCAATTATGTGTCGGGCTCGCATAAGAGCATTCATACGATGTCACTGTCCAGACGCGCGCTTAAGGAGAAGTCGCGTGTGCTGATTGTCGATGATTTCATGAAGGCGGGCGGAACGGTTGGCGGGATGGTTGATCTGCTCGGCGAATTCAACGCGGAAGTGGCCGGCGTGGGGGTTCTTGTGGAATCCGATGCGGTAGGGACTGAGGAACGTCTGCTGCATGACTATGTCTCCTTGGTCAGACTTGGCGAGGTCGATTCGAAAGAGCGGCGCATATCGGCGTATCCCGGTAATTTATTTTCCGTTTAG
- the spoVG gene encoding septation regulator SpoVG: MQITDVRLRRVNSEGRMKAIASITIDNEFVVHDIRVIDGNNGMFVAMPSKRTPDGEFRDIAHPISSGTREKIQTAVLAEYDRAATEEEVIEEGA; the protein is encoded by the coding sequence ATGCAAATTACGGATGTCAGACTCCGCCGCGTCAACTCTGAGGGGAGAATGAAAGCAATCGCATCCATTACCATCGACAACGAGTTTGTTGTTCATGACATTCGCGTCATTGATGGCAACAATGGAATGTTCGTTGCAATGCCCAGCAAACGCACGCCGGATGGGGAATTCCGTGATATCGCGCATCCGATTTCTTCCGGAACGCGTGAGAAGATCCAAACCGCGGTTCTTGCAGAATACGATCGCGCGGCAACGGAAGAAGAAGTGATTGAAGAAGGAGCATAA